TGGAAGTCCCCTTTGTGGTGGAATTGTGAGTGTGGGTGTTGTGAGGAGCTGCTGTTTTTGCCCTGTTCTCATCCTCAGAGACAGAAACCTTCCTATTGACCCTTAGGCAGGACTTCCTATTTGTAAGATAATCTCAAGCATGTCCACATATTGGTTAAGTGGGCCCAGGGCCAGACGATGACATGCTGTGAAATAGTTGACCCTCTGAACTAAAGTTAAGTCTATTCTAGCTGTGCTATACTTAGAAAACTATAGCACTGTATATCCCTGCATGCTTATCCTAAGAGCATTcatctatttttactaaagaatgTTCTAGAGATGTGTATGGTACAATAGCATGCGTTGTttgatacaataatataatataatataatataatataatataatataatataatataatcctttcccagagatgggttgcggctggaagggcatccgctgcgtaaaacatgtgctggataagttggcggttcattctgctgtggcgtccacggattaataaagggactaagccaaaaagaaaatgaatgaatgaatgaataatatattccCAGTACTGATTTGCAGCTTAAAGGtcctctgctgtgtaaaacatatgctgaataagttggtggttcattccgctgtggcaaccctaaatgaataaagggactaagctgaaggaaaatgaatgaatgaatgaatataatatactataatatatatgaaAAGTACTACCAGTATCTGAgtggtttttattattactgttattatcatACACATAATTACACATAGCagtaaacaaaattaatttgtaGTAGGActcaagaaatattttaaaagttgtcACCCTGGGTTTTAgcatatttaaagttttatttgcGAATAACAATCATTGAAGTGGCGTTTGGTTTTATTTCAAAGCACAAAATAAACATGGAAATCCTTTCAtctctgtttttttaaaaaaagggaagCCGAACTCTGTTTAATCCATTAGGGTGTTGCACTTCCTGAGCTTTaggttatttttaaagcattgttCTCAAGTATGTATTCGCAGATAATTATGGAAGATGCATTTGAAAGTATTCAGGGAATTGCTTGAATACTATTAATATGTGTGATTCACACTGCTCAGAATTTCCACTTGTTTCTAAAATGTTGGAACGTGGAGCTGTCCAGTGCTGAACGTGAAGGTTCTTTTTCATTAATGCTTGCATTTTACACAATCTTTGTTTGCTTCTGTAGAACAATAAAGGACACCTATTTCACCCTTTTTAAAAGATGTAGGATATGCCTttggtgtctgtaaagtttcagctaaaaatacacatcagattgtttattatagcctccagaatctgcctagtttggtgtctgagtatactgtagctgtttttgtagcctgtggctttaaataaaaatgagctgcttctccatgcccaccattcccacatgtgTGTCTGCTTCTGATCATgcgttccaacacaatctcatggcaattcgtaactttttgatttagtggctaattcgtatgaattcgtacgatctaattcgtacattttcgtacgattttctcatcccccaatgatggttgggttaaggggtggggttaggtgccacgcctcctttttaaaatcgtacaatttcgtacgactgaaatcgcacgaattagccactaaactgacaaaacgtaaaatatttatgttttctcgtgagatcatgCTGATTATGCCAGCTACACAGCACATCATTAGTCACAAATACAGAGtaaggttatttgatgtatttgtggtggagtttattcgagcctttctgaaatgatgagtctcacacaaatgctgtttgcagtacacacacacacagacacacatatatgtgcgtttactgacaccatgtggccgtggggattatagcggttaagaatgcTTTGTTTTAATAATGCCTTGAGCTTATAAAACTTATGAAAATCATGGAGCGTTTTAGCAattattttaatcccagtttattagcaaaacaaatgtgtatacatgttattatagaaacatgctgcctgtcaatcaattcggtctGCGGGGAAAACCgaactcctacgtcacattgcagTCTGCCTCAAAATCAGTGGCATTTGGGTCCTATtctaatgtcaggaaattaaaaaaaatgagacTGTGGACagactatatctacacacagatctgtccaaacagctcacaaaAGTTGATTTTAAAGCAGAATTTTAGCTGAAATTGTGATTTTAAGCTGATTTCTGAAATTCATGTCAAGCTACTGGAACTTTGATTGTCACAACTAACAtgtatagtagtcaacatttgaagtagatcaaaaGCTTTCAtctaagttgtcctaaaactagtGAACAACACCCATCCTTgtctttttgatccacttcaaatgttgacaactGTATACAGTCAGTACAATTGTACACATTGTTCCTaatgacacaatgacacaaaCATAAATGGCCTCTCTGATTTGTTTGGTTTATAAAACTGTGTTGTATCATTAGAGGAGTCACAGATATTCAGTTAGTCAGTTTTGAAAGCATTTTTGTATGTATCAGCTAAAATCGTTAATGCTTTCTTAAAAGAAAAAGCCTACTGGCCTAAGCCCGTTTAAGCTAACATTACATTCTAGAAACTTCccctcctttatttatttatttttggagtgggtgaaatattcctttaaagtGGGGTACCAAAATATCAAGAATATATATTCCCAGGAGATGAAAAACTCCATTGGACTGCTTAAAGCACAGGTGTGAAACTCAGTACCTggagcagctctgcacagtttagtttcaaccctaattaaacacaccttatCAAACCTATTGAGTGCTTTGGGCTTGTATGAAACCtgcaggtaaagctgcggtcacactggagtttgtgcgtgcaaaattctgttgtacagcgctgcgaaaagaggTGGGATTTAACAAGATGATTAgtcattaaaaaagcgagcgattgctccatattttaaatttctgtccagagaggtcatgttttaatccatCATTgttctcacgcagtcaagtgatgcgatttcgcaggtcagagttcaccatgcTTGAACTTTGCAAAGCAGCGACCTGCAACCTTGTGTTTCCGGTTTGACATTcccgtgcatatgaatggaagtctatggggagaaaagtgcagtgtgaccacagctgaAGTGggctgaagcagggttggaactaaactgtgcagggctgcggccctcaaAAAATCTGAGTTTGACAACCCTGGCTGGAAGGAATTTGACTCTCAAAAATtgactctcaagtggttccaaacctttatgagtttctttattccgttaaacacaaaataagctaattttgaagaaagcttgaaTCCACGTAGGaaataacaaatactataaaagtcaatggttatgtTTACCGATTTcatcgaaatatcttcttttgtgtctaaCAGAAGAAGAGTCAAACAATTCTGGAACTGAAGGATAATTAAATGATGGTAGAACTTTCCGTTTTGGAGAATGTATCCCTTTTAGAAGCAGATAACACTGGATTTAATATTAATACCTGATAGAAGAGGCCTATACTCTCCAGTTAATAATGTCTCACAAGCATCCACAACCGGCAGTCCAAAACCTCTCTATATGTGTGCGCAGAAGTTGATTTACTCAtttcaatcaatcaaaaacattGCTATGAATTGAATAGTCTAGTGACTAAACTGGATAAAGTCCTGATAAAGACAACGACAATACAAGCACAGATCAAATACTGTTTATTGTTCATCTGAATGGTCAGTGAATGTGGTTTTGACATTATCCAGGCCTCTGGAGAGACAGTCATCTGCCCACAGACCTTTATACAAAATAGTCTGCAGTACAAGAATACTTTAAAAAGGCTTGTGGCTTAAATATGGAATGAAATCACAGCTTGTTTAAGAAGaaatcttaaaatgacaataataaaccATGTGTTAGTGCTTATCGTCTGCATTAAGCAGTAATGAGAGCGGCAGAATAAGTAAAAAAGTTAGTAAAACACAACTGAATGGACTTGGTTTGTCTCTTTAATGCACCTGATTGTCGTGCGCACTGTGCCTTTCCAAACGCATGTGTGGATTTCAGCTTTTGAAAAATCacataagacaaaaataaattagaTAAGACCTGCAGCTTGTCTCTCTAATGTACAAGATGTTTCCAAAATAGTGATTTCTAACAACATCCACTGGAAAAAGCAGAGCTAAAAGCCTTTCACAACTGAATTGGATTACCGTCTCTCgaaacaaaaaacaagcacaaAACTTCGATTTGAAAATGCATTGATCAATACCCTTTGAGCAGTGAGAGAGCCTTAATGCTCTTCAATAATAAATGACGAAAACAGCATGGATACGGCATCAGATTGTGAAAATATTGTAGTGAGTCAAAGAGAGTGCAAAACAGCTTTCTGCGGAATGGTTGctacatacactaccggtcaaaagtttgggctcagcaggattttttgttttaaaataagcttttgctcatcaaggctgcatttatttcatccaaaatacagtacaaattgtgaaatattattgcactataaaataactgttcaaaagtagtttataatttaatttaataattgattccagtgattttaaagatgaattttcagcttcattacccCAGTCTTCAGAGTAGAGCTGTGCAAtttagggaaaatatctaattgcgtttttctgacagatattgtgattgcgattttattcatgatttaattttgtagtcaagctttagctcaataatctgtaagccgaggcaacaattctgcaacagctcttaaaaatgacttGTTTTTGCTTGaggtctgtgactttgaaaccaaaatattcaacacaatctcatggcaattcgtaactttttgatttagtggctaattcggacaatttagtacgatttgctcatcccccaatgacggttgagtttaggagtggggttaggtgccacgcctcctttttaaaatcgtacaatttcgtacgactgaactcgtatgaattagctactaaactggcaaaacgtaaaatacttacattttctcgtgagatcaggctgaaatattcccatattaccgatgtcctgtttttctttgatattaatttgtctgttaatgcttctgaagaAGCAGACGCCATTATCCCACTTGTTCGTGctctcctgtttgtttttttaattattattgtggtCGTTCTACATAGTTCGACTGCGCAATTCTGATTGCGCAGAGCGAAAGTGTGCTCAGGCAactggctagtaagactatcacacacagacgacAGTCACGCATTTACTTTgggcgggggaaattaaataatgcatatatatttcatatagcagcctcttgcgattagctaatcacaacaaTTCAAATCAGGATtgtgattcgatttcgattaatcgcacagctctACTTCCGAGTAGGGCTATGTGATTTGGGGAAAacatctaattgcaattttttttttttataagatattgcgattttgatttgattcGTGATTTAATTTTggagtcaagcttcagctcaataatctgtatcgtagcttcttactgctaaaacgCTGTGTGTGTTAGTTATCTTTTCAATTCCTTTTTTAACTgcaacttttattcaaatttgtttatatatatattcagaaatgaaacactcatttttctctagagcaaacagagTGAGTTATGGCGTTcgttatctcctggtgccttcgtgatgttttttcatacggtgcaacagctgcaaacaactctgaaattgtactttgctgttgtttGCTACTAGattgtcactggcaatactttcagttgactttttagcaagacacctcatatagccacctgtggtgcttttttaggtgctggttgttgtattttcttgtgccgtggcaacaattctgcgacagctcttacaaatgacctgtttttgttcggcgTCTGCGACTTTGAAActaaaaatattcccatattaccgatgtgcggtttttctttgatatgaattaatccattaatgcttctgaagtggcagacACCATAAGCACTTGtccacactttcctgtttgtttgttttattgtgggcgtagTTCAGtggcgcaattctgattgggcagaacgaaagtgtgctcacttaattggctagtaagactgtcacataCAGACgacagtcatgcatttgctcagGGTGGGTGAAATTATATAATACGTTTCATATTacagcctcttgcaattagctaatcgcaacatttcaaatcaCGATTGTGATTCGATTTCGACTAATCCCACAGCCCTATTctaagtcacatgatccttcagaaatcactctaatattattgttattattaatggtaacagtaataaaagaaataacGACTGGAGTAATACTTTCATTTGaaattacatacaataagaaagcagctatttaaatttttcataaatatttaaagtttttacattaaataaatgccgccttgatgaacagaatcattaaaaaaaaaaaaaaaaacacggaaAAAACTatttgaccccaaacttttgaccactaATGTATGCTGAAACAAAAATCAATTGGATGCCGCAGATGTTCATTGATCACCTTAAAAAAATGCAGAATACAAGAATCCTTACAGTAAACTCCAACGTTAGTATCATAGCCTACAAAACACTCTCAATAAAGCACAATTAACCTCCCATTTTTAATACAAAGCTTACATTCATATGATATTGCTGCATGAGAAAAATAGTGTTGCTTTTATAAGCCGATGAAAAAAAGTGACAATGGATATAAAAACATAAGAAAGCACACGATCCTCACATCACAATTTATAAAAGCTTTGAGATTCGAATCTATTTACAAGCATCAGTAGTGGAATGGACACATTTCAGGAACAGTCCTGCTCGGAAGAAGacggaaaaaataaaaacacctgaGGATGACAAACACATCCGTAAACGTTTGGCCTCAGAGATACACATCCATggtctgaaggatcatgtggcgGCACAGAGGGCAGTTCTGTTGGTACATTGGCTGGCGCAGAAGAATATTGGTGCAGTCTCTGCACAAACACAAGTGTCGGCATGGCAAAAGCACAACAGTCTTAGTGCTGTCCTGACAAATCACACactttttcctctcctcttgcTCCTGCAGGAGATTGAGAAGGTTATCTGTTGGCGGGCCTCTGCAGCTGTCCTCTGATGGAAACTTCCGGAGCGGTCTGTGAGCGCTGGAACTAGGAAGTGGATTGTCAGGCTGGAGAGTGTCTTCGGGAGCATCTTCCACCTCCTGGTTTGGTACATTTAGCTCAACCTGTGGCTCAATATTGGGCTCCGCTTGACCAACATCTCTTTCTGCAGCTACTAAGAGGCCAATCCGGCTGCGATGCCATGCTAATCGCTGCCAAACATTCCTCTCCAGCACATAGAGCCGCTGTAGAGCCATTCGGAGTCGGCGTAAAATAGGAACAGTATTAATAAAGGTGATCATGCGCAGAGATGCTTGTCGTGGAAGCGCAGGGTTCAGATACACAGTCGCACCAGTGATGATCACCAACGTGAGAAGCAGTCCGTAAGAATTGAGCAAAAATATGCTCACAAAAATGTGACACGCCGATCCCAAAAACTCCATCGCTAGTCTACATGGCGTCCACAACAGGATGGAGGTGCCAACGAGACTGCTGTAAAGAAAGGTCAGCACGGTTAACGTCAGCTCTAGAGCTTTCTGCAGAGGGCATGACACCGCTTCCACAGTGCTCACCAACAACGAGTATAAGTTCTGAGTGCCTATGAGGAGCAGGTTGACGATGGTGTTGATGAAATACAGCAGCAGGCTGAATAAAATCCCAAAGCCTTCCCAAGCCTGCCGAAGCAAACTGTGTCCGGACAGCAGGCCACGGTGAAGGAGCTCTTTGGTGCGCAGCAGTAGATGCGAAGACAGGTATCCGATAATCTTGAAGCTCTCCAGCACACCTCCGAGCAGCTGAGTCCAGCCTCCGACCATGTTATGGGTCACGACTGTCACTCCGTCCCTCATGGTGATGATGCACAGCAGACTGAGGTTCCAGCACTCAAACACTGAGTTAGTGAGGAGCATGGGCAAACTATTGATGAAGGAGAGCACTGAAACCAACAGCTGAATCAATGAGCTGACGATCACGAAGTTAAGATCCAGAAGGAGGCAAATGGCATCTATACATTTTCCCACTGTACTAAACACAAAGTTCAGCACACCCATAATAAGCATGTCCGCTCGTGAAATGGCACTTCAGTTCGCTGAGATGAACTGTATGTCATCTGTCGTGTTATTCGTGGTGTCAAACGACAGTTCAGGTCAGTTGCAACACAAACACGCAGCTTTGATAACGTTAGCCGAGTTAGCGCGCGTGCTAACTCTTTCGCATCATAATTTGCCGTCTTGGAAGATTCAAAACGAAGAAATTCCGGTCGTACTATAACAGAGGATTGGCTGGGAATCCCATATCATCTGTTTTGGACAGGTACAGTCTTCATAAACACGGTTAGCATCATGAAGTTGCTGCTCACACATGGACGAAGCTGCTCGGCGGATGTTTACGTTTGAAAATCGAAACAGCGTCGTGCTGGCTTGTATAAATCTGTACATCCCGAGAACGAGTCCATTGTGTAGTTCAATCACCGGTGTTGTTTTGTGAAGCTCCGATGCGACGACAAACTCAGATGTTTCTTTTTTCCCCTGATATTAATGGAGTAGAATCGAAAGCTTCTCGGTTTGTCTGGGTCTTGTTGTTTCCGCTTTGCAAAAGCGTACTTGAAGGGGATCAACTAGGCGCTCGGGCTGCGCAGACACACATCAGCACTTAGCCAAAGACAATACAGGGACTTTGACTTAGTGCACTTTGGGCATGATCTGATCTGATTACACAAACAATAGTTTTTCCTGGAGAATTTGAAGGCTGGAAACAATAATCATTTGTAACTGACAGTGAAACAAAGACATCTTTGCAAGTTTTCAGTGGGCCTGTTGTGTTTTCTGCTGATTAAATCACTGctttatttgttggtttgtttctTGGAGCTATTCTACAATATATACTTCACTATGTATTTTAGGCGTTTGACGCGGGGAAAATAgctttttatagcataattgttGATGTAGCCTAAATAATGACTTCACTTTAGACAAGAAGAATGAGTGTAGACATTTTCAAAATGACTTTGGACTTAGTGTGGGCTGAATAAAATCTTTGATTCATACGGAGAAAATAATGGTATAGGTTCATATGGAAATTAGCAATATTCAAGTAAAAATGTAATAtgcataaataatgcaatattttaaatGGCAACATATTTATcttagtatatttatatttacatgtgcaatgtttggtgcaaaatgaaaaaaaaaaaaaaaaaagaattaatgtacattttccattttatacattacattaaaaaagcaTAACCAATGCGATATTTAAGCGTAAAGTAGAAACATTTTTCACTGCCaatcatttcacttttttatacatcatagaaagtaaaaaaaaccacaatgttaaaaaaagttaaataaacaaagtcaataataacaataacggAAAAAAGTAATAATGTAATGAATGTAATAGTCAAACTCTGTATTAaacaatagggctgcacgatattggaaaaatctaacattgcgatattttgttattttgctaAATATACAGCGATATCAATACAATtccaccagatgacttgaaaatttaaaaaaaatgatttgggatgattctgcagtgggagtgcatctgcataaaatctaataaaaaatctatacatttaataaagaaaaatatacaattaaaatgaacagTGTTCTATCATTTTCTTAGTCTAACAATAGTCACTTACTGTAAttgaataaaaaagataaaaataattcaCTAAAATGAATGCTTCTTAaagttacaaaatgtaaaatgtctTATGCCTGGgtgcttttaaaatcatatttatcatttaaaatcatATTATGCAGTCACAGtgctcaaaaacacatgcaaattatatcTTCTAATACAAACTCAAGATTgcacatcctgcgatgtgactattgcgaatgatcacattgtgatatagaTGCTGAaatgatgtattgtgcagcccttttaaataatattaaatatttgttctTAGTATGGAGGAGACTGAGAGAGAAAGTTTACTAgttattaaattagaaaatttGTACCTTGCAGATTAAAACCAAGTAGCAATTATTTTATGCTTCTACAAAATCTGGATAGAATAACCTTACATATTCAGTCCATTTGGTCCAGATATTTCTGAATATATTCATTTGAAGGCAaaggaaaatagttttttttccataacATAATTGTAGCGTACAGTTTCCAAACACTCTTTTATACGCTAGActgtgatgaaaatcatctttgtaagctgtttggacagaactgcgtgtaggtatagtgtgtccacagtcatattggggtgatataaagacaatacgtctattttttaaaatttcctgatgttaaaataggatccgaaTCCCTCCTATTTTCAGGCCCACCACAAcctgacataggagtgcggtttcccccgCTCagtgaattgattgacagccgcatattaacatgtctcagtaCTAATGTGTATAAtcgtatcaacaagacaggatgtgtgcaaagcaactagGATAACAAGATCTGCTCAGCTCTCTgtaatcatcaatcatcatcaaatgtgatcaagaataagttttacaagtttaaaatgtttttaaaacagtgcatctTTGTAATATAGTAAGTTAAAGATGGTAAAAatagctgtaattcatcaccatagccgcatgtcagtacaattataaaaaagacgcttcaatcctgggtttgtggacattaaatcaggtttattttgtatattaacataacagatgtcTATAAATGCGAACGCTGTGTGTGTGAGAACTTTGTATAgacattgtgtgtgattcatcattgcacaaaggcttgaattaactccacaacaaatacatcaaatactcatcgggaaagttcttactgtagtatttctcacaaacattacatgaaatcggcttccttcatgtctgtcactgtgctgtttttatgacgcagccgaggcggagattgagatgcacgtgggaacggtgggtggggagaactagcattaaaggcacaggccactaaaacagctacattgtgtttaaagcagaaaatccaattattctgaaagctataataaataatctcatGGGTGgtttgagctgaaaatttacagacacattctggagacacacaagccttatcttaaatcttgaaaaatgggtaaaataggtgccctttaatgtcaaataatacacattttaacACAAAACAAGCTACAAAATGTATTACCTAAACTGATTATATTTATGTttgatatatattgttatataaatgCGTGCTCCTGTTGCTAAATGCCTTTAGACTTAATGGTAGGACACTTAGAAATGGCATTAAGAAGATATTAATGTGCATATGAGAAGTATTTAAGGTATAAGGTAACAATTAATAAGGTTTGTCAACTAACCCGTTACCCATTCTGCCTTTATGTTATCCAGATTATTTCCTGTTATTTTCACAAAAGTCATCACAGTGCCTGTATTGTTATGAAGTGGACTTGAGTAGAATGTCAGTAAAGATTCAAGCCCAAAGAAAATACATTACTGAATGAACAAAAGGGGCGGCTTTGCTTGCCATTACAGAAAGAACAGCAAAATTAGTCAGTGTTGCACAATTTATGAATCCCTTCATTAAAATTTCAAGGGGAAAATacccacacacacgcaaacacacaagcCATTTGGCGTATTGGAGAACACAAACGCTGATCTGCTGAGCATTTGTCAGGGCCGGCAGGTCGAACACTCTTTAACCTTCGTTT
This genomic interval from Danio aesculapii chromosome 15, fDanAes4.1, whole genome shotgun sequence contains the following:
- the rnf26 gene encoding E3 ubiquitin-protein ligase RNF26 — protein: MLIMGVLNFVFSTVGKCIDAICLLLDLNFVIVSSLIQLLVSVLSFINSLPMLLTNSVFECWNLSLLCIITMRDGVTVVTHNMVGGWTQLLGGVLESFKIIGYLSSHLLLRTKELLHRGLLSGHSLLRQAWEGFGILFSLLLYFINTIVNLLLIGTQNLYSLLVSTVEAVSCPLQKALELTLTVLTFLYSSLVGTSILLWTPCRLAMEFLGSACHIFVSIFLLNSYGLLLTLVIITGATVYLNPALPRQASLRMITFINTVPILRRLRMALQRLYVLERNVWQRLAWHRSRIGLLVAAERDVGQAEPNIEPQVELNVPNQEVEDAPEDTLQPDNPLPSSSAHRPLRKFPSEDSCRGPPTDNLLNLLQEQEERKKCVICQDSTKTVVLLPCRHLCLCRDCTNILLRQPMYQQNCPLCRHMILQTMDVYL